From the genome of Bombus huntii isolate Logan2020A chromosome 14, iyBomHunt1.1, whole genome shotgun sequence, one region includes:
- the LOC126873336 gene encoding sodium-dependent nutrient amino acid transporter 1-like — MRCTKNHFIDNNDGVEGSYRLSMISGSEKPLENGSTTVTVEAGETERAQWDNKIEFLMSCVAFSVGLGNVWRFPYTAYQNGGGAFLVPYIIVLFIIGKPIYYLEMTLGQFSSRSCVQVWSISPAFRGIGYGVTISVFLVVTYYCSLMALAVYYLLASFQSVLPWSFCWEEWKDICFDSAPTDREIVANISSKSSSADLYFRKVVLNEVGILEGLGYPSWKLVLSLFASWMFVFIVLSNGVKSSGKAAYFLALFPYVIMISLLIRAVTLEGAVDGIIFLFKPTWEKIFDPSVWYAAVTQSFFSLGVCFGAVIMYSSYNRFDHNVLRDCTVVTIMDFGTSLIAGCTIFGILGNLAHESGRKDISTVVRAGTGLAFISYPEALAKFTVVPQLFAVLFFLMLFILGIGTTVAFTAVINSVIKDRFPNIKNWKIAAGVSSAGFLVGIVYCTRGGQYVLNLVDYFGGTFIIVFLACFEIIAISWVYGVDNLLDDIEFMVGSRPSFYWRFCWYYLTPLTLLSILIYFLSELTPITYNDEYYPTSAYVAGWLILGLGVIQLPIWMFVSKIKNEGKSYLDILKPSADWGPKDPVKFKEWKEFKDSKRIARMNLEKKRWRIVALLVGDD; from the exons TCGACGACAGTCACAGTCGAAGCGGGAGAAACTGAGAGAGCTCAATGGGATAACAAAATCGAATTTTTAATGTCCTGTGTCGCGTTTTCCGTTGGCCTGGGAAATGTTTGGAGGTTTCCTTACACTGCCTATCAAAATGGTGGTGGTGCATTCCTCGTGCCATACATCATTGTTCTGTTTATTATCGGGAAACCAATCTATTACCTGGAGATGACGTTAGGGCAATTTAGCAGCAGGTCTTGTGTACAAGTTTGGTCCATTTCACCTGCTTTCAGAG GCATCGGTTATGGTGTGACGATTTCCGTTTTCTTAGTAGTTACGTATTATTGTTCTCTGATGGCACTGGcggtatattatttattggCTAGTTTTCAATCAGTTCTTCCTTGGTCCTTTTGCTGGGAAGAATGGAAAGATATCTGCTTCGACAGCGCTCCAACTGACAGGGAAATAGTGGCAAATATTAGCAGCAAGAGCAGTTCTGCTGACTTATACTTTCG GAAAGTGGTTCTTAACGAAGTTGGAATACTAGAGGGACTGGGATATCCATCTTGGAAATTGGTTCTATCTCTGTTCGCCAGCTGGATGTTCGTTTTCATAGTGCTGAGCAACGGTGTGAAGAGTAGCGGAAAAGCAGCGTATTTCCTCGCCTTATTTCCATATGTGATCATGATAAGTCTTTTAATAAGAGCAGTTACCTTGGAAGGAGCTGTAGATGGAATAATATTCCTTTTCAAACCAACCTGGGAAAAGATCTTCGATCCATCGGTATGGTACGCAGCCGTGACCCAATCCTTTTTCTCTCTTGGAGTTTGTTTCGGGGCTGTTATCATGTATTCCTCCTACAATCGCTTCGACCATAACGTATTGAG aGATTGTACAGTGGTTACGATCATGGACTTTGGCACGAGCCTGATCGCAGGATGCACTATTTTCGGGATTCTAGGCAATCTCGCCCACGAATCTGGCAGAAAAGACATAAGCACCGTAGTTCGTGCCGGAACAGGCTTAGCTTTCATCTCTTATCCGGAAGCTCTGGCGAAATTTACCGTGGTCCCACAATTATTTGCCGTGCTCTTCTTCTTGATGCTATTTATCTTGGGGATTGGTACCACCGTGGCATTCACTGCAGTCATCAACAGCGTTATCAAGGACAGATTTCCAAATATCAAAAACTGGAAGATCGCTGCTGGCGTTTCATCGGCCGGTTTCCTCGTTGGAATCGTTTATTGCACGAGA GGTGGTCAATACGTTTTGAACTTGGTAGACTACTTCGGAGGCACGTTTATTATAGTGTTTCTAGCTTGTTTCGAGATTATCGCTATTTCTTGGGTGTACG GCGTCGACAATCTTCTAGACGATATAGAATTTATGGTGGGAAGCAGACCTTCGTTTTACTGGAGATTCTGCTGGTATTACCTAACTCCATTGACGCTTCTCTCGattcttatttatttcctTTCTGAACTCACGCCGATCACGTACAACGACGAATATTATCCGACTTCTGCCTATG TCGCTGGATGGTTAATTTTGGGACTAGGAGTGATTCAACTTCCTATCTGGATGTTCGTTAGTAAGATCAAGAACGAAGGGAAATCTTATTTGGAC ATACTTAAACCGAGCGCCGATTGGGGACCTAAGGATCCCGTAAAATTCAAGGAATGGAAGGAATTCAAAGACTCAAAGAGGATAGCGAGGATGAATTTGGAGAAGAAAAGGTGGAGAATCGTAGCTTTGTTGGTCGGAGATGATTAA